The Nitrosomonas sp. sh817 genome includes a window with the following:
- a CDS encoding glycosyltransferase family 2 protein has protein sequence MKVSIIIKALNEEKNIVRAIESALAAVDKVGSGEVILADSLSTDRTVDLANQFPMRIVQLINPQDRCCGVGAELGYRIALGEYVYILDADMELDGDFLVAAVAALDADPSLGGVGGVIEEMYITNAEFRRRTEDDIFKFGEVDCLNMGGLYRKSAVEQIEYLTNRNLHSYEEFELGLRLRANGWRLQRLNLQAVKHYGHTDTSFRLLWRRWCGRYIWGAGELLREAWGKPYLRAALRGVVQYRLSLVVGVWWLSLLLSAIGGFYHPLGWWIFTLLLLVPLLFGVFRRKSLMDGLYMVVSQNLHTAGVIMGFFSARRGDPAQSPEFRTVK, from the coding sequence ATGAAAGTCAGTATTATCATCAAAGCACTCAATGAAGAGAAGAATATTGTTCGCGCAATTGAATCAGCCTTAGCCGCTGTTGATAAAGTAGGTAGCGGTGAAGTAATTTTGGCTGATTCACTATCGACCGACCGGACCGTGGATTTGGCTAATCAGTTTCCGATGCGGATTGTGCAGCTTATCAATCCTCAAGATCGCTGTTGCGGGGTAGGTGCTGAACTCGGTTATCGTATTGCACTTGGCGAATATGTATACATTCTTGATGCAGATATGGAATTGGATGGTGATTTTCTGGTTGCCGCAGTTGCGGCATTGGATGCAGATCCGTCGTTAGGAGGTGTAGGGGGTGTTATCGAGGAAATGTACATAACGAATGCTGAATTTCGTCGTCGTACTGAAGATGATATCTTTAAATTTGGTGAAGTTGATTGCTTGAATATGGGAGGATTGTATAGAAAATCAGCTGTAGAGCAGATTGAGTATTTGACGAATCGCAATTTACATTCTTACGAAGAGTTTGAGCTCGGTTTGCGGTTGCGTGCGAATGGATGGCGCTTACAACGATTAAATCTACAAGCGGTTAAACATTACGGTCATACCGATACGAGTTTTAGATTGCTATGGCGGCGCTGGTGTGGCCGTTATATTTGGGGAGCGGGTGAGTTATTGCGCGAAGCATGGGGAAAACCTTATTTGCGGGCAGCTTTAAGGGGGGTTGTCCAGTATCGTTTATCACTAGTAGTTGGAGTTTGGTGGTTGAGTCTCTTGCTGAGTGCTATTGGCGGATTTTACCATCCTCTGGGCTGGTGGATATTCACCCTTTTATTATTAGTTCCATTGCTCTTCGGGGTGTTTCGAAGAAAGTCTCTGATGGATGGTCTCTATATGGTGGTATCGCAAAATCTTCATACTGCTGGTGTTATCATGGGTTTTTTTTCAGCCCGGCGCGGAGATCCCGCTCAATCTCCGGAGTTCCGGACAGTTAAGTAG